One genomic window of Flavobacteriales bacterium includes the following:
- a CDS encoding adenylate/guanylate cyclase domain-containing protein, whose translation MRYVLIISLLLAGILDAGQGVAQQVLSKDSADKAINELRGLVAREHSATVAITADLLATYQHLGDRCALAEVNGFRSTSFTELGKLDSAMSCALRAMELYTSACDSTVLVRGYVALSRLYLALQDFSTLDSICDVGLSLWRPHYEPVILYNALLTNKAIGLARQNDLVGAKQIFKAILNLAESRHKPQEIEDASANMGVIMKMTSEFDSAAYFYNNALLNARKNKSAIRIANNYSNLAKLAHDRKQYNASLPLWDSALVYAIEAKNLEHQVRIHEHHALDLMAVGRPAEAYEHSLLRYALNDSILNSEKVLRMAEMKEKFETEKKEREILTLQAEQLNGKLENTRITRSRDLMVLGGSAIVLLAFGLWHRLDHVSRSRAEIKKERDISEGLLHNILPEQVAEEIKTKGYADVNEFETATILFTDFIEFSSISEKLTATELVREIDICWRAFDSIVEKYGVEKIKTIGDAYMAVGGLPDIQKGDPGRVVLAALEMQEFMAKYRVDRLDQQKVFFEMRLGLHTGPVIAGIVGAKKYAYDIWGDAVNTARRMEFCGEAGRVNISRATYEKIKELPDLRFTPRGFIHVKGKGEVEMFFVEKA comes from the coding sequence ATGCGCTATGTGCTGATCATAAGCTTATTGCTTGCCGGTATTTTAGATGCGGGGCAAGGTGTAGCCCAGCAGGTCCTGTCTAAGGATTCCGCAGATAAAGCAATAAACGAATTGCGGGGGCTGGTGGCTCGTGAACATAGTGCCACTGTTGCTATTACTGCGGATCTGTTGGCCACGTATCAACACTTGGGTGATCGATGCGCTTTGGCAGAGGTCAACGGATTCAGAAGCACCTCGTTCACCGAACTGGGTAAGCTGGATTCGGCCATGTCCTGTGCGCTTCGGGCCATGGAACTGTATACATCCGCTTGCGACTCCACAGTTCTCGTGAGGGGATACGTAGCACTATCGAGATTATACTTAGCGCTTCAGGACTTTTCCACATTGGATTCCATTTGTGATGTGGGCTTATCACTTTGGCGACCGCATTATGAGCCCGTGATACTCTACAATGCATTGCTAACGAACAAGGCGATCGGTCTGGCAAGGCAAAATGATCTTGTCGGTGCCAAACAGATCTTCAAAGCGATCTTGAATTTAGCGGAATCAAGGCATAAGCCACAGGAGATCGAGGATGCCAGCGCGAATATGGGGGTGATCATGAAGATGACCAGTGAATTTGATAGTGCAGCCTATTTCTACAACAATGCTCTGCTGAATGCAAGGAAGAATAAGAGTGCCATTCGCATTGCGAACAACTATTCCAATTTGGCAAAACTGGCACACGACCGAAAACAGTATAATGCTTCATTGCCGCTCTGGGATTCTGCGCTTGTGTATGCGATCGAGGCGAAGAATTTGGAGCATCAGGTCAGGATACATGAACACCATGCGTTGGACCTTATGGCCGTTGGTAGACCTGCTGAGGCGTATGAACATTCGTTGCTCCGTTATGCGTTGAATGATAGCATTCTGAATTCCGAAAAAGTTCTTCGGATGGCAGAAATGAAGGAGAAGTTCGAGACGGAGAAAAAGGAACGAGAGATCCTAACATTGCAGGCAGAGCAACTCAATGGGAAACTGGAGAACACACGGATCACCCGATCGCGGGATCTGATGGTGCTCGGTGGATCAGCTATCGTTCTTCTGGCTTTTGGACTGTGGCATAGGCTGGATCACGTCAGTCGCTCTCGGGCTGAGATAAAGAAGGAGCGGGATATCTCTGAAGGATTGCTTCATAACATCCTGCCCGAACAAGTAGCTGAAGAGATCAAAACAAAAGGGTATGCGGATGTGAACGAATTCGAGACTGCCACGATCCTATTCACGGATTTCATAGAATTCTCAAGTATCAGCGAAAAGCTAACAGCGACAGAGTTGGTGCGGGAGATCGACATCTGTTGGAGGGCCTTCGATTCGATCGTTGAGAAATATGGCGTTGAAAAGATCAAGACCATTGGCGATGCTTATATGGCGGTCGGTGGCCTTCCGGATATTCAGAAAGGTGATCCGGGAAGGGTAGTTCTAGCCGCACTTGAAATGCAGGAGTTCATGGCCAAGTATCGGGTCGATCGTCTTGATCAGCAAAAAGTGTTCTTCGAAATGCGGCTAGGGTTGCATACTGGGCCCGTGATCGCAGGGATCGTTGGTGCAAAGAAGTACGCTTACGATATTTGGGGTGATGCCGTGAACACCGCACGTAGAATGGAGTTTTGTGGAGAGGCGGGCAGGGTGAACATTAGTCGGGCCACTTATGAAAAGATCAAGGAATTACCGGACCTGCGCTTTACTCCGCGTGGCTTTATCCATGTGAAGGGGAAAGGCGAAGTGGAAATGTTCTTTGTGGAAAAAGCGTGA